One window from the genome of Pararhizobium gei encodes:
- a CDS encoding LysE family translocator, producing MPDLLPHLPQLMLAWSAYLIAVASPGPAVLAIIGTSISRGRSAGMALALGVLTGSYIWAMLTAAGLSALIRSYGQAMIVLKIAGGLYLLWLAFNALRAALRKDLPAAAANEVQPSLRKLYFKGLGIHLTNPKAIFAWIMLVSLGMPKDAPASIMAVLIGGCMVMGVVVFTGFALLFSLAPVNRAYRRAHRWIEGAMAGFFTFAGLRLLTARL from the coding sequence TTGCCAGATCTTCTACCCCACCTGCCGCAGCTTATGCTTGCCTGGAGCGCCTATCTGATCGCCGTCGCGTCGCCCGGACCGGCAGTCCTCGCCATCATCGGCACCTCGATCAGCCGTGGGCGCAGCGCGGGTATGGCGCTGGCGCTCGGCGTGCTCACAGGGTCCTATATCTGGGCGATGCTGACGGCGGCCGGGCTTTCGGCTCTGATCCGCTCCTATGGGCAGGCGATGATCGTTCTGAAGATCGCCGGCGGCCTTTATCTGCTGTGGCTTGCCTTCAACGCCTTGAGGGCCGCTCTGCGGAAAGATCTGCCGGCAGCAGCCGCAAACGAAGTTCAGCCTTCTCTGCGGAAACTCTATTTCAAGGGCCTGGGCATCCACCTTACCAATCCCAAGGCGATCTTTGCCTGGATCATGCTGGTCTCGCTCGGCATGCCGAAGGATGCGCCCGCCAGCATCATGGCGGTGTTGATCGGCGGCTGCATGGTCATGGGCGTGGTCGTGTTCACTGGCTTTGCGCTGTTGTTTTCGCTGGCACCCGTCAACCGGGCGTACCGGAGGGCGCACCGTTGGATCGAGGGGGCCATGGCGGGCTTCTTCACCTTTGCCGGCCTCCGCCTGCTGACGGCAAGGCTTTAG
- a CDS encoding glutathione S-transferase family protein, with amino-acid sequence MTNLTLYIGNKNYSSWSLRPWLALEGCGIPFEDVVIPFDFPAGNPKFRDISPTGRVPVLHHGDIRIWESLAIIEYVAELFPEAGLWPEDMVERAAARSYSMEMLSGFRALRNACPMNIRREKRAIDLPAGVMEDVERIETIWREAVARSGGPFLFGRFTAADAMFAPVVNRFEIYDLTRNPGSLGYMDAVKTHPAFRKWQDAALQESWIVPEDEA; translated from the coding sequence GTGACCAATCTCACCCTCTATATCGGCAACAAGAATTATTCCTCCTGGTCGCTCCGGCCCTGGCTTGCGCTGGAAGGCTGCGGCATTCCCTTCGAAGATGTCGTCATCCCTTTCGATTTTCCAGCCGGAAATCCCAAATTTCGGGATATTTCGCCGACCGGTCGCGTTCCCGTGCTGCACCACGGCGATATCCGGATCTGGGAATCACTGGCGATCATCGAATATGTCGCCGAGCTCTTTCCTGAGGCCGGGCTCTGGCCTGAGGATATGGTGGAACGCGCCGCCGCCCGCAGCTATTCCATGGAAATGCTCTCCGGGTTCCGGGCTCTCCGCAATGCCTGCCCGATGAATATCCGCCGTGAAAAGCGCGCCATAGACCTGCCTGCCGGCGTTATGGAGGATGTTGAGCGGATCGAGACGATCTGGCGGGAGGCCGTGGCCCGCTCGGGCGGCCCCTTCCTGTTCGGTCGCTTCACCGCTGCGGATGCTATGTTCGCACCGGTGGTCAACCGGTTCGAGATCTACGATCTCACCCGCAATCCTGGCTCGCTCGGCTATATGGATGCGGTCAAGACCCATCCGGCCTTCCGGAAATGGCAGGACGCGGCGTTGCAGGAAAGCTGGATCGTTCCGGAGGACGAGGCTTGA
- the rpmF gene encoding 50S ribosomal protein L32, whose product MAVPKRKTSPSKRGMRRSADALKSPTYVEDKNSGELRRPHHIDLKTGMYRGRQVLTPKASA is encoded by the coding sequence ATGGCTGTACCAAAAAGAAAAACAAGCCCGTCCAAACGCGGCATGCGCCGCTCCGCTGACGCGTTGAAGTCCCCGACCTATGTCGAGGACAAGAACTCCGGCGAACTTCGCCGTCCGCACCATATCGACCTGAAGACCGGCATGTACCGCGGCCGCCAGGTTTTGACCCCGAAGGCTTCCGCTTAA
- the phaR gene encoding polyhydroxyalkanoate synthesis repressor PhaR, which translates to MAKHDGQIVIKKYANRRLYNTGTSTYVTLDDLAVMVKKGEEFNVQDAKSGDDITHSVLTQIIFEQESKTGNTLLPISFLRQLIAFYGDQMQMVVPSYLEHSMQAFTDQQVQMREQINKAFGDTPLVKNLAVPLQLVEEQVRRNTEIFNQAMQMFSPFMAATPAAKEPRKAEAKDIDDLKEQLRALQTKLENLG; encoded by the coding sequence ATGGCTAAACACGACGGCCAGATCGTTATCAAGAAATACGCCAACCGACGGCTCTACAATACCGGCACGAGCACCTATGTCACGCTCGACGATCTCGCGGTGATGGTGAAAAAGGGTGAGGAATTCAACGTCCAGGACGCGAAATCCGGTGATGACATCACCCATTCGGTGCTGACACAGATCATCTTCGAACAGGAATCCAAGACCGGCAACACGCTTCTGCCTATTTCCTTCCTGCGCCAGCTTATCGCTTTTTACGGCGACCAGATGCAGATGGTCGTGCCGAGTTATCTCGAACATTCGATGCAGGCATTCACCGACCAGCAGGTGCAGATGCGCGAGCAGATCAACAAGGCCTTCGGCGACACGCCGCTGGTCAAGAATCTGGCCGTTCCGCTGCAGTTGGTGGAGGAGCAGGTCCGGCGCAACACCGAGATTTTCAATCAGGCCATGCAGATGTTCTCGCCCTTCATGGCGGCAACACCGGCCGCCAAGGAGCCGCGCAAGGCCGAAGCGAAGGACATTGACGACCTGAAGGAGCAACTGCGCGCCTTGCAGACAAAGCTGGAAAATCTGGGCTGA
- the ispG gene encoding flavodoxin-dependent (E)-4-hydroxy-3-methylbut-2-enyl-diphosphate synthase: MSSAFDFDPQPRRASVAVDVGGVIVGGSAPVVVQSMTNTDTADVDATVAQVAALHRAGSELVRITVDRDESAAAVPKIRERLERLGLDVPLIGDFHYIGHKLLADHPACAEALAKYRINPGNVGFKAKKDKQFAEIIERAILFDKPVRIGVNWGSLDQDLLTKLMDDNQAKGFPLTASQVMRETIVQSALISAELAEDIGLPRNRIILSAKVSNVQDLIACYSMLSGRTNHALHLGLTEAGMGSKGIVSSAASLGILMQQGIGDTIRISLTPEPGGDRTREVQVAQELLQVMGFRQFIPVVAACPGCGRTTSTVFQELAQKIEGDIRRNMPVWREKYPGVEGLKVAVMGCIVNGPGESKHADIGISLPGTGELPAAPVYIDGKKAITIRGTNIAGDFETLVADYIEKRFGQGQAAAE, encoded by the coding sequence ATGTCGTCCGCCTTTGATTTCGACCCTCAGCCGCGCCGGGCTTCCGTTGCCGTCGATGTCGGCGGCGTGATCGTCGGAGGATCGGCGCCCGTCGTCGTCCAGTCGATGACCAATACCGATACGGCCGATGTCGATGCGACAGTTGCACAGGTCGCCGCCCTGCACCGCGCAGGCTCGGAGTTGGTGCGCATCACCGTCGATCGCGACGAGAGCGCGGCCGCCGTACCGAAAATCCGCGAACGGCTCGAACGGCTGGGGCTGGATGTGCCCCTGATCGGCGATTTTCACTATATCGGACACAAGCTTCTCGCCGACCATCCGGCCTGCGCCGAAGCGCTTGCAAAATATCGCATCAATCCGGGAAATGTCGGCTTCAAGGCGAAGAAGGACAAGCAATTCGCCGAGATCATCGAGCGCGCCATCCTGTTCGACAAGCCGGTGCGCATCGGCGTCAACTGGGGATCGCTCGATCAGGATCTGCTGACGAAGCTGATGGACGATAATCAGGCCAAGGGATTCCCGCTGACGGCCAGCCAGGTCATGCGCGAGACCATCGTGCAATCCGCGCTGATTTCGGCCGAACTGGCCGAAGACATCGGCCTGCCGCGCAATCGCATCATCCTGTCGGCCAAGGTGTCGAACGTGCAGGATCTGATCGCATGCTATTCGATGCTGTCCGGCCGGACGAACCATGCATTGCACCTCGGCCTCACGGAGGCCGGCATGGGCTCCAAGGGCATCGTCTCGTCCGCCGCCTCGCTCGGCATCCTGATGCAGCAGGGCATCGGCGATACGATCCGCATCTCGTTGACGCCAGAGCCCGGCGGCGACCGCACCCGCGAGGTGCAGGTCGCGCAGGAGTTGCTGCAGGTCATGGGTTTCCGGCAGTTTATTCCCGTCGTTGCCGCCTGTCCCGGCTGCGGCCGCACCACATCGACGGTGTTTCAGGAACTGGCCCAGAAGATCGAAGGCGACATCCGCCGCAACATGCCGGTCTGGCGCGAAAAATATCCCGGTGTTGAAGGGCTGAAGGTCGCGGTCATGGGCTGCATCGTTAACGGACCCGGTGAAAGCAAGCATGCCGATATCGGCATTTCGCTGCCCGGCACCGGCGAGCTTCCGGCCGCTCCCGTTTATATTGACGGCAAGAAGGCGATCACGATCCGCGGCACCAATATTGCCGGCGATTTCGAGACGCTCGTCGCCGACTATATCGAGAAGCGCTTCGGCCAGGGACAGGCCGCCGCCGAGTAA
- a CDS encoding acetyl-CoA C-acetyltransferase has translation MSTPSIVIASAGRTAVGAFNGSFANTLAHELGAAVIKGVLERAGVDPAEVDEVILGQVLSAGEGQNPARQAAMKAGIPQEATAWGMNQLCGSGLRAVALGMQQIATGDAKIIVAGGMESMSMAPHCAHLRGGVKMGDLKMVDTMIKDGLTDAFYGYHMGTTAENIAKKWQLSRDEQDQFAVGSQNKAEAAQKAGRFADEIIPFVVKGRKGDVTVDQDEYIRHGATLESMTKLRPAFDKDGTVTAANASGLNDGAAAALLMTEDEAGRRGIQPLARIVSWATAGVDPQIMGTGPIPASRKALEKAGWSVSDIDLVEANEAFAAQACAVNKDLGWDTSIVNVNGGAIAIGHPIGASGARVLNTLLFEMKRRGVSKGLATLCIGGGMGVAMCVERF, from the coding sequence ATGAGCACTCCCTCCATCGTCATCGCCAGTGCCGGCCGGACGGCAGTCGGCGCCTTCAACGGCTCTTTTGCCAATACACTGGCCCACGAACTCGGGGCCGCCGTCATCAAGGGTGTGCTCGAACGGGCGGGCGTCGACCCCGCAGAGGTCGATGAGGTGATCCTCGGGCAGGTGCTGTCTGCCGGCGAGGGCCAGAATCCGGCGCGCCAGGCGGCAATGAAGGCCGGCATTCCCCAGGAAGCAACAGCCTGGGGCATGAACCAGCTCTGCGGTTCGGGCTTGCGCGCGGTTGCGCTCGGCATGCAACAGATTGCCACCGGCGACGCAAAGATCATCGTGGCCGGCGGCATGGAATCCATGTCGATGGCACCGCATTGCGCGCATTTGCGCGGCGGCGTGAAGATGGGCGATCTGAAGATGGTCGACACCATGATCAAGGACGGGCTTACCGACGCCTTCTACGGCTATCACATGGGTACGACGGCCGAGAATATCGCCAAGAAGTGGCAGCTGTCGCGCGACGAACAGGACCAGTTTGCCGTGGGTTCGCAGAACAAGGCCGAAGCCGCGCAGAAGGCAGGCCGTTTTGCGGACGAGATCATTCCCTTCGTGGTGAAGGGGCGCAAAGGCGACGTGACCGTCGACCAGGATGAATATATTCGCCATGGGGCAACGCTGGAATCCATGACCAAGCTGCGCCCGGCCTTCGACAAGGACGGAACCGTGACGGCAGCGAATGCTTCGGGTCTCAACGACGGCGCCGCTGCGGCTCTTTTGATGACGGAAGATGAGGCTGGTCGGCGTGGCATCCAGCCGCTCGCCCGCATTGTCTCCTGGGCAACGGCCGGCGTCGATCCGCAGATCATGGGCACGGGTCCGATCCCGGCCTCGCGAAAGGCGCTGGAAAAGGCCGGCTGGTCGGTCAGCGATATCGATCTTGTGGAAGCCAACGAGGCTTTTGCAGCGCAGGCCTGCGCCGTCAACAAGGATCTCGGCTGGGATACATCGATCGTCAATGTCAATGGCGGCGCCATCGCCATCGGCCATCCGATCGGCGCATCCGGTGCGCGGGTGCTCAACACGCTGTTGTTCGAGATGAAGCGCCGCGGCGTTTCCAAGGGCCTTGCAACGCTCTGCATCGGCGGCGGCATGGGTGTAGCCATGTGTGTCGAGCGGTTTTAA
- a CDS encoding MFS transporter, translated as MDQHSLPQHDTLRQGYMPKSRLAVSLLFLMNGFVTGSWAPKIPEFKDKLGISESILGLLILVFGIGSLVLMPIAGGYIAKLGSQKVVRVTAVILSPLLFLLTLVSNIWTAIPAMFLLGGFVGAMDVAMNANAVEVEKSMRRAIMSSCHAYWSLGGLIGSASGGVIMAQFGVLPHALLVTLFCVAVLGIAWPMIHADKPHPDVAKQKLRLPLTPLPWLIGLVALFSMVPEGTVLDWGALYLRNELGASVALSGFGFAAFSATMAIMRFAGDHVRDRFGGVKTLRICTLTALVGLLLAGLSPTAPLAILGFALAGVGISNMVPIAFSAAGNMPGLAPGIGLSVATFMGYSGMLFAPSLIGFVAEHTGFAIIFTCVPILFIVVLLLSHHAAHADLKGRD; from the coding sequence ATGGATCAGCATTCTCTTCCTCAGCACGACACCCTCCGGCAAGGTTACATGCCGAAATCGCGCCTGGCCGTTTCTCTTCTCTTCCTGATGAACGGCTTCGTTACCGGCAGTTGGGCGCCCAAAATTCCCGAGTTCAAGGACAAGCTGGGTATCAGCGAAAGCATACTGGGGCTTCTCATCCTCGTCTTTGGCATCGGCTCGTTGGTGCTGATGCCAATTGCCGGCGGCTATATCGCCAAACTTGGGTCGCAGAAGGTCGTGAGGGTGACGGCCGTCATCCTGTCGCCTCTTCTGTTTCTTCTCACGCTGGTGTCGAACATCTGGACGGCAATTCCCGCCATGTTCCTGCTTGGCGGCTTTGTGGGCGCGATGGACGTGGCGATGAACGCCAATGCGGTCGAGGTGGAGAAATCCATGCGCCGGGCGATCATGTCGTCCTGCCATGCCTATTGGAGTCTCGGGGGCCTGATCGGCTCGGCCAGCGGCGGCGTGATCATGGCGCAGTTCGGCGTCCTGCCGCACGCACTCCTCGTCACGCTGTTCTGCGTTGCGGTTCTTGGCATTGCCTGGCCGATGATCCATGCAGACAAGCCTCATCCCGATGTCGCAAAGCAGAAACTGCGTCTGCCGCTGACGCCGCTGCCTTGGCTGATCGGTCTCGTCGCGCTGTTTTCCATGGTGCCGGAGGGGACGGTGCTCGACTGGGGCGCGCTATACCTTCGCAATGAGCTCGGCGCCTCGGTCGCGCTGTCGGGGTTCGGCTTTGCTGCTTTTTCCGCGACCATGGCGATTATGCGATTTGCCGGCGACCATGTCCGCGACCGGTTCGGCGGCGTGAAGACGCTGCGCATCTGCACGTTGACGGCCTTGGTCGGCCTTCTGTTGGCAGGCCTTTCTCCCACTGCGCCGCTCGCCATTCTCGGCTTCGCGCTGGCCGGCGTCGGTATCTCCAACATGGTGCCGATCGCCTTTTCGGCGGCAGGCAACATGCCGGGGCTGGCGCCCGGCATCGGATTGTCGGTCGCCACCTTCATGGGGTATTCCGGCATGCTGTTTGCGCCCTCGCTGATCGGCTTCGTTGCCGAACACACGGGGTTTGCCATTATCTTCACCTGCGTGCCCATCCTCTTTATCGTCGTCCTCCTGCTCTCCCATCATGCGGCGCATGCCGATCTGAAAGGGCGCGACTGA
- a CDS encoding polyprenyl synthetase family protein, which translates to MSDLPHSFEVRLKSHAMAVEACLVHLLTDQVQSDEIARPTSLLAAMRHGVLNGGKRLRPFLVMESAALLGGDAQAALRVGAALECVHSYSLVHDDLPAMDDDELRRGQPTVHIAHGEANAILAGDGLLTLAFDIIAAPETHLPDSSKTDLILALARASGIGGMAGGQALDLAAEGRGLDEARIITLQAMKTGALIRFACEAGAIIAGSTADDRRVMRQYGETIGLAFQLADDLLDLTADAKTMGKATGKDAARGKGTLVALRGQVWAEAELARLVANAETLLTAFGQEASILCETARFVANRSH; encoded by the coding sequence ATGAGCGACCTGCCCCATTCTTTCGAAGTGCGCCTGAAGAGCCATGCTATGGCCGTCGAGGCCTGCCTTGTTCACCTTCTGACAGATCAGGTGCAGTCCGACGAGATCGCCCGGCCGACATCGCTCCTTGCAGCCATGCGGCACGGCGTGCTGAACGGCGGCAAGCGCCTGCGCCCGTTTCTGGTGATGGAGAGCGCTGCCCTGCTCGGCGGCGATGCACAGGCAGCACTCAGGGTCGGCGCGGCGCTCGAATGCGTTCACAGCTATTCCCTTGTCCACGACGATCTTCCGGCCATGGATGACGACGAACTGAGGCGCGGGCAGCCGACCGTGCATATCGCCCACGGCGAAGCGAATGCGATCCTTGCCGGCGACGGCCTGCTGACGCTCGCCTTCGACATTATCGCCGCACCGGAAACCCATCTCCCGGACAGCAGCAAGACGGACCTGATCCTGGCGCTGGCCCGCGCTTCAGGTATTGGCGGCATGGCCGGCGGACAGGCGCTCGATCTGGCGGCAGAGGGGCGCGGTCTCGACGAAGCCCGCATTATCACCCTGCAGGCCATGAAGACCGGGGCGCTGATCCGCTTTGCCTGCGAGGCCGGCGCCATCATCGCCGGCAGCACCGCGGACGACCGGCGCGTGATGCGCCAGTACGGCGAAACGATCGGCCTTGCTTTCCAGCTCGCCGACGACCTTCTCGATCTGACGGCCGATGCCAAGACCATGGGCAAGGCCACTGGCAAGGACGCTGCCCGCGGCAAGGGCACGCTGGTTGCGCTGCGCGGTCAGGTTTGGGCTGAGGCAGAGCTGGCAAGGCTTGTCGCCAATGCAGAGACCTTGCTGACGGCTTTCGGACAGGAGGCCTCGATCCTTTGTGAAACGGCCCGTTTCGTGGCCAATCGAAGCCACTGA
- the phbB gene encoding acetoacetyl-CoA reductase → MSRVALVTGGSRGIGAAISAALKDAGYAVAANYAGNDEKAQAFTAETGIPTYKWDVSSYAACAAGLARVEADLGPVEILVNNAGITRDAMFHKMTPDQWTAVVDTNLTGLFNMTHPVWTGMRDRNFGRVINISSINGQKGQMGQVNYSAAKAGDLGFTKALAQEGAAKGITVNAICPGYIGTEMVRAIPEKVLNERIIPQIPVGRLGEPAEIARIAVFLASDDAGFITGSTISANGGQFFV, encoded by the coding sequence ATGAGCAGAGTAGCACTGGTTACGGGCGGATCGCGTGGCATTGGGGCGGCTATTTCCGCTGCCTTGAAGGACGCCGGATACGCGGTGGCGGCCAATTATGCCGGCAATGATGAAAAAGCCCAGGCATTCACTGCCGAAACCGGTATTCCCACGTATAAATGGGATGTCTCCAGCTATGCGGCCTGTGCTGCCGGCCTTGCCCGCGTCGAAGCCGATCTCGGTCCGGTCGAGATTCTCGTCAATAATGCCGGCATCACACGCGATGCCATGTTTCACAAGATGACGCCGGATCAATGGACGGCCGTTGTCGATACCAACCTGACGGGCCTTTTCAATATGACGCATCCGGTCTGGACCGGAATGCGGGATCGCAATTTCGGCCGGGTGATCAATATTTCCTCGATCAATGGCCAAAAGGGCCAGATGGGCCAGGTCAATTATTCCGCCGCGAAGGCGGGCGATCTTGGCTTCACCAAGGCGCTGGCGCAGGAAGGCGCTGCCAAGGGCATCACCGTCAACGCCATTTGTCCGGGGTATATCGGCACGGAAATGGTGCGTGCGATCCCTGAAAAGGTTTTGAACGAGAGGATCATCCCGCAAATCCCGGTGGGACGCCTCGGAGAGCCGGCAGAAATCGCCCGTATCGCGGTGTTCCTCGCTTCCGATGACGCGGGCTTCATTACCGGATCGACCATATCCGCGAACGGCGGTCAGTTCTTCGTCTGA
- the mtgA gene encoding monofunctional biosynthetic peptidoglycan transglycosylase yields the protein MDHQAGVSGVEIIPESREEEEVVSSSRSQGWRAALHRRWRQIIFIVLAIVLLPYVLIVLYVPGFVHPVSTLMLRDLVLLRGYDRQWVSLDDISPNLVQSVMMSEDGQFCIHAGVDWVQMRGVVNEALEGESTRGASTIPMQTAKNLFLWNGRSFVRKAMELPLAVAADFVWSKRRMMELYLNIAEWGPGIYGAEAAAQRHFGVPAAKLTRRQAALLAVSLPNPVERNAGKPGRGLRRLASVIERRAGRSGEYIKCLYE from the coding sequence ATGGATCATCAGGCGGGTGTGTCAGGGGTGGAAATCATACCGGAAAGCCGGGAAGAGGAAGAGGTGGTGTCGTCCAGCCGTTCTCAGGGATGGCGCGCGGCTCTGCACCGTCGCTGGCGCCAGATCATATTCATCGTCCTCGCCATCGTTCTGTTGCCCTATGTGCTGATCGTCCTTTACGTGCCGGGTTTCGTCCATCCGGTTTCGACGCTCATGCTGCGCGATCTGGTGCTGCTGCGCGGCTACGACCGCCAGTGGGTGTCGCTCGACGATATTTCTCCCAATCTCGTCCAATCCGTGATGATGTCGGAGGACGGCCAGTTCTGCATCCATGCCGGCGTCGACTGGGTACAGATGCGTGGCGTCGTCAACGAGGCCCTCGAAGGCGAATCCACCCGCGGTGCCTCGACCATCCCGATGCAGACGGCCAAGAACCTGTTCCTATGGAATGGGCGCTCCTTTGTCCGCAAGGCGATGGAATTGCCGCTGGCGGTCGCGGCGGATTTCGTCTGGAGCAAGCGGCGGATGATGGAACTCTATCTGAATATTGCCGAATGGGGTCCGGGCATCTATGGCGCCGAGGCCGCCGCGCAACGCCATTTCGGCGTTCCTGCTGCCAAGCTGACGCGCCGCCAGGCGGCTCTTCTCGCGGTATCGCTTCCCAATCCGGTCGAGCGCAATGCGGGCAAACCGGGACGCGGTCTGCGGCGTCTCGCCTCGGTCATCGAACGCCGGGCCGGGCGTTCCGGCGAATATATCAAGTGTCTTTATGAGTAG